One stretch of Odocoileus virginianus isolate 20LAN1187 ecotype Illinois chromosome 26, Ovbor_1.2, whole genome shotgun sequence DNA includes these proteins:
- the HIGD1A gene encoding HIG1 domain family member 1A, mitochondrial — protein sequence MSSDTDISLSSYDEDQGSKLIRKAREAPFVPIGMAGFAAIVAYGLYRLKSRGNTKMSVHLIHMRVAAQGFVVGAMTLGMGYSLYQEFWGKPKP from the exons ATGTCAAGCGACacagatatttctctttcttcatatGATGAAGATCAGGGATCTAAACTTATCCGAAAAGCTAGAGAGGCACCATTTGTCCCCATTG GAATGGCAGGTTTTGCAGCAATTGTTGCATATGGATTATATAGATTGAAGAGCAGGGGAAATACTAAAATGTCTGTCCACCTGATCCACATGCGTGTGGCAGCCCAAGGCTTTGTTGTGGGAGCAATGACTCTTG gtaTGGGCTATTCCCTGTATCAAGAATTCTGGGGAAAACCTAAACCTTAG